CTACCGGTGGAGGGAGGGGAATCCGTCTTATTTAACGATCAGTTTGCGGGTGGCGACTTTGTCGCGCTCATATACCTGGATGAGGTATACCCCTGCATCGAGGCCGGTGAGGTTCAGTTCCGAGCCCAGGATGGTCGTCTTCAGGACCGGGGTGCCCAGGACATTGTAGATATGCACGGTCTTGGGAGCATTCGAAGCGGTTACGATCTGTACTTTACCCTGTGTAACGGGGTTCGGGTACAGTTTGAAGCCCTCAATATCCCCCCGGTTATTCACCTCCTGGGAGAATCCGGCAGTAACAAAAAGCAGTAAAATAAAGGTGTAAAAGTGCTTCATACTCAGAGGCTCGCAAACCACATGCCACAAAGATAGCAGTTTTGCCCTGCGATTGCCCTGCAGCTTCCCTAAAGATCGAAATTTTTCGACGAAATGCGCTATCCCTGTACACTTTAACACGAAAGGCCGGCGGTATGTTATCGAATTGTTAGCTGTATTAAATTGGCGTTAAGCTACCTTTAAACTAGCGCTTTTGTTATATTTTTGGAACTCGTTCAACCAAACCGCGGCACCATGAAAAATCAGGATATCAAAATTCTACTCGTCGACGACGAACCCGATATTCTGGAAATCCTCAGCTACAACCTCACTTCCGAGGGCTATCAGGTGTATACGGCCAGGAACGGGGCAGAAGGCGTCGAAAAGGCGCGGAAAAAGAATCCCCACCTGATCATACTCGATGTGATGATGCCCGAAATGGACGGCATCGAGGCCTGCGAGATCATCCGCAAGACCAAAGGCCTGCAGGACAGTATCATCGCTTTCCTCACGGCCCGGAATGAAGATTATTCCCAGGTTGCCGGATTCGATGCCGGGGCGGACGACTACATCACCAAGCCCATCAAGCCCAAGGTGTTTATCAGCAAGGTCAAGGCGCTGCTGCGCCGGCTCAAAAATCAGGAAGGCTCCGGGGAGGACATCCTCAAGGTGGGCAAACTGGTCATCAACCGGGAAGAGTACAAGGTGGTCAATAAGGGAGAGGAACTCACATTGCCCCGGAAGGAATTTGAATTGCTGGCGCTGCTGGCCTCCAAGCCGGACAAGGTATTTAAGCGGGAGGTAATCCTGGACAAGGTCTGGGGCCAGGAAGTGGTCGTGGGCGGGCGAACCATCGACGTGCACATCCGGAAGCTCCGCGAGAAAATCGGGGAATCGCATTTCAAGACCGTCAAAGGCGTGGGGTATAAGTTCGTCGAATAATGGCCACCAAGCTCCGCAGGTCCTATCGTTTTTCCCTTCGTTCCGCCTTCTATATTACGTTGTTTCTGATACTGTCAGCCGGGATCCTCCTCTACCTGACGGATTTGATCGACGCCTATTGGATGGCGTTACCCGTGCTGGCTGTCCTGGTCTTTAGCATTGCGTTCCTGGTGGTCCAGATCCGGGCCGAACGCTTTATCTACCGTCGCATCGAGCAGATCTACGAGGACGTATCCCTTTTGGAATCCACCTCCCTGACCTCCGGGCCCATCACCACGGACCTGCGCACCCTGAACGAAGAGATTGAAAATTTTGCCCGTGCCAAGAAAATTGAGATCGACACGTTGCGGATCCGGGAAGAATACCGGAAGGAATTCCTGGGCAATGTGTCCCACGAGCTGAAAACCCCCCTCTTCACCGTGCAGGGCTACATCCATACGCTGCTGGACGGCGCCCTGGACGACAAAAAGGTTAGGCGCAAGTATTTGAACCGGGCGGCCAAGGGGGTTGAGCGGCTTATCTATATCATCAAGGACCTGGACCTGATTACCAAGCTGGAGGTTGGCGACCTGCACCTGGAATGGGAGACCTTTGACATTGTCGAGCTGATACAGAGCGTGTTCGACCTGCTCGAAATGAAGGCGGCCAGAAAGGAGATCAGCCTCGTTTTCGACATGGAATACACCACCCCCATCTACGTCCGGGCAGACAAGGAGAAAATCCAGCAGGTACTCACCAACCTGGTGGTCAATTCCATCAAATACGGGTATCCCAAGGGAACCACGGAGGTAAGCGTGGAGAACCTGATCAAGAACAAGGTCATTATCCGCGTCACCGACAACGGGGAGGGGATTGCCGAGCAGCACCTGACCCGCCTTTTCGAGCGCTTCTACCGGGTAGACAAAAGCGGCAGCCGGAAAGAGGGGGGCAGCGGCCTGGGCCTGGCCATTGTAAAACACATTATAGAAGCCCACAACGAAAAAATCTACGTGGAGAGCGACGTGGACGTGGGGTCCGAATTCTCCTTTACCCTTGAAAAGGCCAAGGGCAGCCCGGGCCCGGATTGAGGCAGTGTTCTGGCCCCGTTTTCGTAGCTTTGCGCTACCAAACGACCAATTGAGTGGGCAGTAAGAATAAACTGAAGCGCTTCCGCGACAACGAACGATTCACCAACGTCATCCAACCCGAACGGGAAAACCTGCTGAAAGGGGATTTTGAATACCGGGGCCGCTGGTCCGCGTTTTTCGGCAACGAAAACCCAATTGTGCTGGAACTCGGCTGCGGCAAAGGGGAGTATACCCTGGAATTGGCCCGCCGCAACCCGGGAACCAATTACCTGGGGGTGGACATCAAGGGAGCCAGGATCTGGCGGGGGGCCAAAACCGCCCTGGAAGAACCCCTGCCCAACGCGGGCTTCCTCCGGACGCATATCGAACTGATCGACCGGGTATTTGCCCCCGGGGAAGTGGCTGAAATCTGGATTACGTTTCCGGACCCGCAGATCAAATTCAAACGGACGAAGCACCGGATGACCAACCCGGATTTCCTGCGTCGCTACCGGGATGTGTTGGAGCCGGGCGGCCGGGTGCACCTGAAGACAGACAGCGAGTTCATGCACGGGTATACCCTGGGCTTGCTGCAGGGGCTGGGGATCCCGGTTCTTTATGCCAACCACGATATTTACAAAAACTCCGGCGCACCGGCCGAAGCGACCGGGATCCAGACTTTTTACGAAAAACAGTATCTTGAAAGGGGAAAAGCCATCACCTATCTCGCTTTCAGCCTGGATGCCTTATGACACACATGCTGACCTTGTTTTTTGCCACATTCTCGGCGGCCTTCATGGCTACCGTGCCCCCCGGGTTGCTCAACCTGAACGCCGCAAAGATCAGTGTGGAAAAAGGCAAGTCCAACGGAATCATCTTCAGCCTGGGGGTGTCCACCATGGTGGTGATCCAGGCGTATATCGCCGTGCTCATTTCCAAGTTCCTGTACCGGAACCCCGAGGTCATCGTCTGGCTGCAAAAGGCCGCCCTGGTGGTCTTTGCTTTTTTTGCCATCTACTTTTTCGTCAAGGCGCGAAAGGAAAAAGACCTCCCCCGTCAAATGGTGGAGGTGCGCCGGCGGAACAGTTACCTGAAGGGCATGGTCCTGGCCTCCCTGAATTTTCTCACCATCCCCTATTACAGCGCCCTGAACGCCATGTGGAACGCTTCCGGCTGGATCGACTTCAAATTCTGGGACATCGCGGTTTTTATCCTGTCGGCGGGATGCGGGACGTTTTCGGTCCTCTACCTCTATACCGTGTATTTTACCAAACTGGACTCGCGCACCAATGCATTTTCGAAGAACTCCAACTATGTGCTGGCCGTATTGATGGTAGTTCTGCTGGTCATCACCCTGATCCGCGTCTTTTACACCTGAACCCATGAGCGACCGCGACCCCCATTTTTTTCAGCGCGTTTACGAAGTAGTCCGCCAGGTGCCCTACGGGCGGGTGACTTCCTACGGGGCCATTGCCCGTTATCTCGGAACCGCCCGCAGCGCCCGGGTCGTCGGCTGGGCCATGAACCAGTCGCACGGGATGGAAGACGTGCCTGCCCACCGGGTGGTCAACCGCAACGGGTTGCTTACGGGGAAACACCATTTCGGGGGGACCCGCCTTATGCAGCAGCTCCTGGAAAACGAGGGCGTCCGCGTAGTGGAGAACCAGGTGGTGGATTTCCGGCGCCACTACTGGGACCCGGGAGAAGAACTGTAGGCCCGGGGGAAGAACTGGAGGCCCCGGGGAAGAACTGTAGGCCCGGGCTTTTTCATTGCCTTATTTATAAGGGGTTTGCCTTTTTCGGTTTGGATTCCAAGCCGTATCTTTGTTGTTTAGAATGAATTTGAATAAATCTATGGCTGTTTCACTCGACAAACAAGAAATCCGAAAAGCACTGGAAGGCATCACCGTCCCCGGGGAAGGCGAGAATATGGTGGCAAGCGGGGCCGTCCGGAATATCCAGGTGTTCGGGGATGAAGTGGTCGTGGATATCACGATAAAAAACCCGAGCCTCCAGGCCAGGAAAAAGACAGAAGTGAGTATTCTGCAAACCATCCACCGGGAGGTCTACGAGAAGGCGAAGATCAAAGTAAACGTAACCGTGGATGCCCCGGCCAAAAAGCCGGCCGGCAATACGATTCGGGGCAAAGCGATTCCCGGGATCGACAATATCATCGCCGTGGCCAGCGGCAAAGGGGGCGTGGGAAAATCCACCGTAACGGCCAACCTGGCGGTAACCCTGGCCCAGATGGGGTTCCGGGTAGGCCTGCTGGATGCAGATATCTACGGCCCTTCCATCCCGATTATGTTCGACGTGGCGGGCGAGAAGCCCCTGGCCGTTGAGGTAGCCGGGAAGTCCCGGATGCGCCCGGTTGAGAATTACGGCGTCAAGGTGCTTTCCATCGGCTTCTTTACCGAACCCGACCAGGCGGTGATCTGGCGGGGCCCCATGGCCGCCAAGGCGCTGAACCAAATGATATTCGACGCCCATTGGGGCGAACTGGACTTCCTCCTGGTAGACCTGCCGCCAGGAACGGGGGATATCCACCTGAGCATCATGCAATCCCTCCCGATTACAGGCGCGGTGGTAGTGAGTACCCCCCAGCAGATCGCACTGGCCGATGCCCGCAAGGGGGTGGCCATGTTCCGGCAGGAAGCCATCCGGGTCCCCGTACTGGGACTGGTGGAAAATATGGCGTATTTTACACCGGCAGAACTTCCGGATAACCAGTATTATATATTTGGCCGCCACGGTGCCCGCAACCTGGCCGAAGACCTGGATATCCCATTCCTGGGGGAAATCCCGCTGGTACAGGGTATCCGGGAAGCCTCGGATGTCGGCCGGCCGGCAGCCTTGCAGGAGGGGACCCCTACGCGGGAAGCCTTCGAGGAACTCACCCGGCGTACCGTTCGGGAACTCGTCGCTCGCAACGAGTCCCTGCCCCCTACCCGGGCGATTGAGATTACAACCATGGCCGGCTGCGAAGCCGTTAAAAAGAGCTAAACATGACTTCAGAAGAATTAACCTCAAAGATCGAAGCCGCCCTGGAGGAGATCCGTCCGTTTCTCCAGAGCGACGGGGGCGATATTTCACTGGTCGGCATAGAAGACGGCACCCGGGTAAAGGTGCGACTCGAAGGGGCCTGTGTAGGGTGTACCGTGAACCAGATGACTTTAAAGAGCGGTGTGGAAATGACCATTAAAAAACACGCCCCTCAAATCGAACAAGTCATCAATATCTCATGATCCAAACGGATATCCTCATTATCGGTGCTGGCCCCACCGGGCTATTTGCGGTATTCGAGGCCGGCCTGCTGCAGCTTAAATGCCATATTATCGATGCCCTGCCGCAACCCGGGGGGCAGCTGGCCGAAATCTACCCAAAGAAACCCATATACGATATCCCGGGCTTCCCGGAGGTGCTCGCAGGTGACCTCGTCGACAACCTGATGGAACAAATCGAACCGTTCCAACCGGGTTTTACCCTGGGGGAGCGGGCCGAAACCATCGAAAAACAGGAAGACGGCAGCTTTATTGTGACCACCAGTGAGGGGACCCGGCAC
This genomic window from Robiginitalea biformata HTCC2501 contains:
- a CDS encoding Mrp/NBP35 family ATP-binding protein, which gives rise to MAVSLDKQEIRKALEGITVPGEGENMVASGAVRNIQVFGDEVVVDITIKNPSLQARKKTEVSILQTIHREVYEKAKIKVNVTVDAPAKKPAGNTIRGKAIPGIDNIIAVASGKGGVGKSTVTANLAVTLAQMGFRVGLLDADIYGPSIPIMFDVAGEKPLAVEVAGKSRMRPVENYGVKVLSIGFFTEPDQAVIWRGPMAAKALNQMIFDAHWGELDFLLVDLPPGTGDIHLSIMQSLPITGAVVVSTPQQIALADARKGVAMFRQEAIRVPVLGLVENMAYFTPAELPDNQYYIFGRHGARNLAEDLDIPFLGEIPLVQGIREASDVGRPAALQEGTPTREAFEELTRRTVRELVARNESLPPTRAIEITTMAGCEAVKKS
- the trmB gene encoding tRNA (guanosine(46)-N7)-methyltransferase TrmB; its protein translation is MGSKNKLKRFRDNERFTNVIQPERENLLKGDFEYRGRWSAFFGNENPIVLELGCGKGEYTLELARRNPGTNYLGVDIKGARIWRGAKTALEEPLPNAGFLRTHIELIDRVFAPGEVAEIWITFPDPQIKFKRTKHRMTNPDFLRRYRDVLEPGGRVHLKTDSEFMHGYTLGLLQGLGIPVLYANHDIYKNSGAPAEATGIQTFYEKQYLERGKAITYLAFSLDAL
- a CDS encoding LysE family translocator, translating into MTHMLTLFFATFSAAFMATVPPGLLNLNAAKISVEKGKSNGIIFSLGVSTMVVIQAYIAVLISKFLYRNPEVIVWLQKAALVVFAFFAIYFFVKARKEKDLPRQMVEVRRRNSYLKGMVLASLNFLTIPYYSALNAMWNASGWIDFKFWDIAVFILSAGCGTFSVLYLYTVYFTKLDSRTNAFSKNSNYVLAVLMVVLLVITLIRVFYT
- a CDS encoding MGMT family protein, with translation MSDRDPHFFQRVYEVVRQVPYGRVTSYGAIARYLGTARSARVVGWAMNQSHGMEDVPAHRVVNRNGLLTGKHHFGGTRLMQQLLENEGVRVVENQVVDFRRHYWDPGEEL
- a CDS encoding response regulator transcription factor, whose amino-acid sequence is MKNQDIKILLVDDEPDILEILSYNLTSEGYQVYTARNGAEGVEKARKKNPHLIILDVMMPEMDGIEACEIIRKTKGLQDSIIAFLTARNEDYSQVAGFDAGADDYITKPIKPKVFISKVKALLRRLKNQEGSGEDILKVGKLVINREEYKVVNKGEELTLPRKEFELLALLASKPDKVFKREVILDKVWGQEVVVGGRTIDVHIRKLREKIGESHFKTVKGVGYKFVE
- a CDS encoding T9SS type A sorting domain-containing protein, with the translated sequence MKHFYTFILLLFVTAGFSQEVNNRGDIEGFKLYPNPVTQGKVQIVTASNAPKTVHIYNVLGTPVLKTTILGSELNLTGLDAGVYLIQVYERDKVATRKLIVK
- a CDS encoding sensor histidine kinase; protein product: MATKLRRSYRFSLRSAFYITLFLILSAGILLYLTDLIDAYWMALPVLAVLVFSIAFLVVQIRAERFIYRRIEQIYEDVSLLESTSLTSGPITTDLRTLNEEIENFARAKKIEIDTLRIREEYRKEFLGNVSHELKTPLFTVQGYIHTLLDGALDDKKVRRKYLNRAAKGVERLIYIIKDLDLITKLEVGDLHLEWETFDIVELIQSVFDLLEMKAARKEISLVFDMEYTTPIYVRADKEKIQQVLTNLVVNSIKYGYPKGTTEVSVENLIKNKVIIRVTDNGEGIAEQHLTRLFERFYRVDKSGSRKEGGSGLGLAIVKHIIEAHNEKIYVESDVDVGSEFSFTLEKAKGSPGPD
- a CDS encoding NifU family protein — its product is MTSEELTSKIEAALEEIRPFLQSDGGDISLVGIEDGTRVKVRLEGACVGCTVNQMTLKSGVEMTIKKHAPQIEQVINIS